GCAGAATTTCCGTAACAATCGCCGTGGGTTCTGGTCGCTGTGGGTATTCCTGGCCCTTTTCCTGGTTACGCTGTTTGCCGAATTCGTCGCCAACGACAAGCCATTGGTCGTCAGTTATCAGGACGAGCTCTACTTTCCGGTATTTGAAGTCGTCAACGAGGAAGCCTTCGGCGGCTTCCTGCCCACTGAAGCAGACTACCGGGACGCGTTCATTGCTGACGAAATCAATGCCAATGGCTGGATGCTCTGGCCCCCCATTCGCTTCAGCTATAACACCATCAATTACGACCTCAAGGTGCCCTCACCCGCGCCGCCGTCCGCAATCAACTGGCTGGGCACGGACGATCAGGGCCGGGACGTCATGGCCAGGTTGATTTACGGCTTCAGGATCTCCGTGCTCTTTGCACTGACGCTGACCTTCTTTAGTTGCGTCGTAGGCGTGATCGTCGGTGCACTCCAGGGGTTCTATGGCGGGAAGGTGGACCTGTTTGGCCAGCGCTTCGTGGAGATCTGGTCAGGGCTCCCGGTGCTCTACCTACTGATCATCCTATCCAGCATCGTGCAGCCCAATTTCTGGTGGCTGCTGGGCATCATGCTGTTGTTCAGCTGGATGGGGCTCGTGGATGTGGTGCGAGCGGAATTCCTGCGTGCTCGCAACTTTGAATACGTGCGCGCGGCCCGAGCGCTGGGGTTGGGTAACCGCAAAATCATGTTCCGACACATGCTGCCCAATGCCATGGTGGCAACGATCACCTTTGTCCCCTTTATCCTCACCGGCGCCATAACCGGCCTCACCTCCCTCGACTTCCTGGGTTTCGGTCTGCCACCCGGCTCCCCGTCGCTCGGCGAGCTTATCGCCCAGGGAAAGGCCAACCTTCATGCGCCCTGGCTCGGTATCTCAGCCTTCGTCACCCTGGCGATCATGCTGACGCTGC
The window above is part of the Marinobacter nanhaiticus D15-8W genome. Proteins encoded here:
- a CDS encoding ABC transporter permease; the protein is MASFELSPIQRRRLQNFRNNRRGFWSLWVFLALFLVTLFAEFVANDKPLVVSYQDELYFPVFEVVNEEAFGGFLPTEADYRDAFIADEINANGWMLWPPIRFSYNTINYDLKVPSPAPPSAINWLGTDDQGRDVMARLIYGFRISVLFALTLTFFSCVVGVIVGALQGFYGGKVDLFGQRFVEIWSGLPVLYLLIILSSIVQPNFWWLLGIMLLFSWMGLVDVVRAEFLRARNFEYVRAARALGLGNRKIMFRHMLPNAMVATITFVPFILTGAITGLTSLDFLGFGLPPGSPSLGELIAQGKANLHAPWLGISAFVTLAIMLTLLVFIGEAVRDAFDPRKN